A single window of Aspergillus oryzae RIB40 DNA, chromosome 8 DNA harbors:
- a CDS encoding SDR family NAD(P)-dependent oxidoreductase (dehydrogenases with different specificities (related to short-chain alcohol dehydrogenases)), protein MTAQQSLRGKNAIVTGGSRGIGKGIALELASRGANILLTYNSSRQQAEEVASQIRRVGVDAIAVEGKADDLSAPKNIVDAAAERWGCIDIVINNAGAREDYPVEAMTYEAFDRQIAVNLRFPVFLIKEATRHFGKTPRIVNLSSVYARDGQPGCLAYVASKGAMESLTRSLAKELGHKYNATINCVSPGPVNTELWASTLQSEEKEQWDQVIQSTPAAPRVAEVDDIAQIVAFLSEEGSRWTTGSLINANGGLLFV, encoded by the coding sequence ATGACCGCCCAACAGTCGCTGCGGGGCAAAAATGCCATCGTGACCGGTGGGTCCCGCGGCATCGGCAAAGGAATCGCCCTTGAACTCGCCAGTCGTGGCGCCAATATCCTCCTGACATACAACAGCTCCCGTCAACAGGCCGAAGAGGTCGCTTCGCAGATTCGGAGGGTCGGAGTAGATGCAATCGCAGTTGAAGGCAAAGCGGATGATTTGTCGGCACCGAAAAACATCGTCGATGCAGCCGCTGAGCGATGGGGCTGCATTGACATCGTCATTAACAATGCCGGCGCTCGAGAAGACTACCCCGTCGAGGCAATGACATATGAGGCATTTGATCGCCAAATCGCGGTGAACCTGCGATTCCCGGTATTTCTCATCAAAGAGGCGACGCGACATTTTGGAAAGACGCCGCGCATTGTCAACCTTTCGAGTGTGTATGCTCGGGATGGGCAGCCGGGATGTCTGGCATATGTGGCAAGTAAAGGCGCCATGGAGAGTCTCACGCGATCTTTGGCCAAAGAGTTGGGACATAAGTACAACGCAACCATTAACTGTGTGAGTCCCGGCCCGGTAAATACCGAGCTGTGGGCCTCTACCCTTCAAtctgaagagaaagagcaaTGGGATCAGGTCATTCAAAGTACCCCTGCTGCGCCGAGGGTGGCAGAGGTGGATGATATTGCTCAGATTGTCGCGTTTCTCTCCGAAGAAGGGAGTAGATGGACTACGGGGAGCTTGATCAATGCTAACGGAGGGCTCCTGTTTGTTTAA
- a CDS encoding proline racemase family protein (proline racemase) — translation MRLNRTISVVGCHCAGEVGDVIVGGVLNPPNCKTMYEKLVYFQNEADDVRQLLMNEPRGRPAMCMNVVLPPCDPRADAGFIIMESDEYPPMSGGNTICTATVLLDTGMVKMTEPVTKLVLDTPSGLVGVTADCEDGKCKAISFDNVPSFVYKLDLPVEVLGLGTVKVDIAWGGMHYAIVDARSIGLKIANENGPKLIELGERIKQAVRNTYKPVHPENDQIREVTIVEFTEPLHQKGDKRVAVNTVVVSPGRFDRCPCGTGSSARMAVLHARGELQAGESFVHQSIIGSTFTCHIRGTTTVGQYDAVLPTVKGSAWITGFKQMVLDPSDPFPAGFRVGDQWHVRQQQ, via the coding sequence ATGAGACTCAATCGCACCATATCGGTCGTGGGCTGCCACTGTGCCGGCGAGGTTGGCGATGTCATTGTCGGTGGGGTTCTCAATCCACCTAACTGCAAGACCATGTATGAAAAGCTCGTCTATTTCCAGAATGAGGCCGACGACGTCCGACAACTCCTGATGAACGAACCACGAGGCCGACCGGCTATGTGCATGAACGTCGTCCTCCCACCCTGCGACCCTCGCGCCGATGCCGGGTTTATTATTATGGAGAGCGACGAGTATCCTCCCATGTCAGGCGGTAATACTATCTGCACGGCGACGGTGCTGTTGGACACGGGCATGGTGAAAATGACGGAGCCTGTGACGAAGCTGGTCCTGGACACACCGTCGGGTCTAGTCGGGGTAACGGCAGATTGTGAAGATGGGAAATGCAAAGCTATCTCCTTTGATAATGTGCCCAGCTTTGTATACAAATTGGATCTTCCGGTGGAGGTGCTTGGGTTGGGGACGGTGAAGGTTGATATTGCCTGGGGTGGAATGCATTATGCCATCGTGGATGCTCGGTCGATCGGTCTCAAGATCGCCAATGAGAATGGTCCGAAGCTGATTGAACTGGGCGAGAGAATCAAACAGGCCGTGAGAAACACCTATAAACCGGTTCATCCAGAAAATGACCAGATCCGGGAGGTGACGATTGTTGAGTTCACCGAGCCACTGCATCAAAAGGGTGACAAGAGGGTTGCTGTGAACACGGTGGTAGTATCCCCCGGCAGGTTTGATCGATGCCCTTGCGGCACAGGAAGCTCAGCCAGGATGGCTGTCTTACACGCCAGAGGCGAGCTTCAAGCAGGGGAGAGTTTTGTCCACCAGAGCATCATCGGATCTACTTTCACCTGCCATATACGAGGAACCACCACGGTCGGCCAATATGACGCGGTCTTACCAACCGTCAAGGGCAGTGCCTGGATCACAGGTTTCAAGCAGATGGTCTTGGACCCATCCGACCCTTTTCCGGCTGGCTTCCGGGTGGGTGATCAGTGGCATGTTCGTCAGCAGCAGTGA
- a CDS encoding uncharacterized protein (predicted protein): MNPTHFHGWRFGALTSCILVGICLGLNVAATIYVRVTYPPSSDNLGLIQESDCDHIHSVDSRLHYALNVVATVLVSASNYNMQCLTSPTRAEVDQAHAQRRWLDIGVHSIRNLSFIGRAKLALWLALLVSTLPLHLLWNSAVVMTTTFNDYSGLVVTENFLESRSDIGLDCTSRAMEEYRSSNMSSYVTCWLFDQARNNRSSLTQMDPSRCISTYQAGLEGRSFNMLAVTKQSDALNQSTTFPPPRNTTLPVLAYFHPLDYPDQIEQWCSGLCQRWGQGNNSTKFCFDENWDEAAVPFACQEHKVNGTGWEPNALSQTSSWMCHPDAILYGECSGSAATRNATKWTILPEHYEIDHCLVTNASHTCQLLYSPIILYIAIACNTMKFSSILLCLLVSREPTLATIGDALDSFLRSPDMASKGQCLRSKMDDTIFPDPDDMGSTQAQRWQHGEGWLGRCYQGTSVRRWGACILLWLASIIVGLVFLFKGINLVGAQNAFTMGFGALSLNAIVNTSGYQGGTAASIVTTSIVANLPQLLLSGLYFMYNAVLTGMASAYEWSMFAYQQTTLRVTLPWGAQRETYWLQLPWRYSLPLLACSTIIHWLISQSIFLINLKIYQPNNELLTRPNTHFPSASDSGVITACGYSPLAIITAIAVAILMFAVLTTVSTFKLKPDIPVVGSCSVAISAACHPPEEDSDAAGKPLSWGAVRHQEGDRPGHCCLTSQTVETPRYGELYAG, translated from the exons ATG AATCCAACTCATTTTCACGGATGGAGATTCGGCGCATTAACCTCGTGCATTCTGGTTGGGATATGCTTGGGCCTCAATGTCGCGGCGACCATCTATGTTCGCGTGACGTACCCTCCAAGCAGCGATAATCTAGGACTCATACAGGAGAGCGATTGCGACCACATTCACAGCGTGGACAGCAGGCTGCACTACGCCCTCAATGTAGTGGCGACCGTGCTGGTTAGTGCCAGCAACTACAACATGCAATGTTTGACGTCTCCGACACGAGCCGAAGTAGATCAAGCCCACGCTCAGCGTAGATGGTTAGATATCGGCGTTCATTCGATTCgcaatctttctttcattggGAGGGCTAAGTTGGCATTATGGTTGGCTCTCCTAGTGAGCACTCTCCCTTTGCACCTCCTGTGGAACTCGGCTGTAGTGATGACAACCACCTTCAATGATTACAGCGGACTCGTTGTCACTGAGAACTTTTTAGAAAGCCGCAGTGATATTGGACTAGATTGTACCAGTCGGGCAATGGAAGAATACCGAAGCTCCAACATGTCCAGCTATGTCACTTGCTGGTTGTTTGATCAGGCCCGGAACAACCGCAGCAGCCTGACGCAGATGGATCCCAGTCGTTGCATCTCTACCTATCAAGCCGGTTTAGAAGGGCGGTCGTTCAATATGCTAGCTGTTACCAAGCAGAGCGATGCATTGAACCAATCGACAACCTTTCCCCCTCCGAGAAATACGACTCTGCCAGTGCTGGCGTATTTCCATCCTCTGGACTATCCGGATCAGATTGAGCAATGGTGTAGCGGATTGTGCCAACGATGGGGGCAAGGCAATAATAGCACGAAGTTCTGCTTCGATGAGAACTGGGATGAAGCAGCGGTTCCATTTGCTTGCCAGGAGCATAAGGTTAACGGGACGGGTTGGGAGCCCAACGCGCTGTCGCAAACGAGCTCTTGGATGTGCCACCCCGACGCCATCTTATATGGTGAATGCAGCGGGTCCGCGGCGACGAGGAATGCCACGAAATGGACCATCCTACCGGAGCATTATGAGATCGATCATTGTCTTGTAACAAATGCCAGCCATACCTGCCAGCTGCTGTACAGTCCGATTATCTTATACATTGCGATTGCATGCAATACCATGAAGTTCAGTTCCATTCTTCTATGTCTCCTTGTCTCCCGCGAACCGACTCTCGCAACCATCGGTGATGCATTAGACTCTTTCTTAAGGTCCCCCGATATGGCTTCCAAGGGGCAATGCCTCCGTTCCAAAATGGACGACACGATATTCCCTGACCCAGACGACATGGGTTCTACACAGGCACAACGTTGGCAGCATGGAGAAGGTTGGTTAGGGCGGTGTTATCAGGGTACATCCGTGAGGCGCTGGGGAGCATGCATCCTCTT GTGGCTCGCCAGCATCATCGTAGGCCTcgttttcctcttcaaggGCATCAACCTCGTCGGGGCACAGAACGCTTTCACGATGGGGTTTGGTGCCCTTAGTTTAAATGCCATTGTCAACACATCCGGTTACCAAGGAGGCACGGCCGCGTCCATTGTCACCACATCGATCGTGGCGAACCTCCCACAGCTGCTACTCTCTGGATTGTACTTTATGTACAACGCTGTGCTCACGGGCATGGCATCCGCCTATGAGTGGAGTATGTTCGCCTACCAGCAGACCACGCTTCGAGTGACCCTTCCCTGGGGAGCCCAGAGAGAAACGTACTGGTTACAGCTTCCGTGGAGATACTCTCTGCCACTCCTCGCCTGTAGCACCATTATACACTGGCTGATCTCACAATCAATCTTTCTGATCAATCTGAAAATCTACCAGCCGAACAACGAGCTCTTGACACGGCCCAACACTCACTTCCCTAGTGCGAGTGATAGTGGCGTGATCACGGCCTGTGGATACAGCCCACTTGCTATCATCACAGCGATCGCCGTGGCAATTCTTATGTTTGCCGTACTCACCACAGTTAGCACCTTCAAGCTGAAGCCGGACATCCCGGTGGTCGGCAGTTGCAGTGTTGCCATAAGTGCTGCGTGCCATCCCCCagaagaggattccgatGCGGCAGGTAAGCCTCTGTCCTGGGGTGCGGTGCGACATCAGGAGGGCGATCGGCCGGGGCATTGCTGTTTGACTTCGCAGACCGTAGAGACGCCACGATATGGCGAGTTATATGCGGGATAG